The segment GGCGCTCTTCGGCCTCATCTTCGCGCTGGGCGTGCTGGGCAACAGCCTGGTCATCACGGTGCTGGCGCGCAGCGCGCCCGGGAAGCCGCGCAGCGTCACCAACGTCTTCATCCTCAACCTGAGCGTGGCCGACCTGGCCTACCTGCTCTTCTGCATCCCCTTCCAGGCCACCGTGTACGTGCTGCCCAGCTGGGTGCTGGGCGCCTTCGTCTGCAAGTTCACGCACTACTTCTTCACCGTGTCCATGCTGGTCAGCATCTTCACGCTGGCCGCCATGTCCGTggaccgctacgtggccatcgtgcACGCGCGCCGCTCCTCGTCCCTGCGCGTGTCCCGCAACGCGCTGCTGGGCGTGGGCTGCATCTGGGCGCTGTCCGTGGCCATGGCCTCGCCCGTGGCCTACCACCAGCGCCTCATCCAGCACGAGGGCAACCACTCCTTCTGCTGGGAGCTCTGGCCGGAGCGCGGCCACAAGAAGGCCTACGTGCTCTGCACCTTCGTTTTCGGGTACCTGCTGCCCCTCCTGCTCATCTGCTTCTGCTACGCCAAGGTAGGCCTGCGCCGCCCCCAGCCAGCCCTCCACAGCCCGCGtggagacccccaggccccccgggcTCAGCTTGCCAGGGATGCCCCCGTGGCCGGGGCCAGGAGAGAGTCGCTCGGACTCCAGCTCCCCCTCTCCGTCCCCTTCCTGGCCTCTCCTGcagccttgcccccccccccccacctctccagagACAGAGGGGACCAACCCGGCAGCCACTCAGAATGAGCTCTTCCGGGGACACTGACCTGCGCCTGCAGCCCCAGTGGCCACTCCCGCCTTGGCAGGACAGCTGTCCCcccaccagcctctcccctgggctctgccaggacGCGCAGGCAGGTCCCGCCTTGGGGGCAGCAGGTGCTCCCGGAGACCAGGGACAGCGTGGACGGTGCCTGACCCACAGCTGAGCTTCCAGCTGAGGTGCTGGTGAAGCCAGGGGTCCCGCGAGACCCCCACCTGCTGGTCAGGAACTGGGGATCCCTCGGAGACCCCCCACCTGCTGGTCGGGAACCAGGATCCCCTGGAGACCCCCACCTGCTGTTTGGGAGCCGGGGTTCCACAGAGACCCCCGTGCCTGCTGGTCGGGAGCCGGAATCCCGCAGAGACCCCCACCTGCAAGACGCAGACTCTGCTCGAATCGGGGTCAGCACCGAGCACTCacaggctcccccccacccccggctttGACGATCGGTGACTGTGGGGGAGCCTCTGGCCGCCCCGTCCCTGGGGGGCGAGAGCAGGTGCTGAGGGGATGGGAAGACTGGGTGTGCTGCCCGTGCCCGCGGTGCCATCAGGGGAccatctccagccccagccccacagccccccctccgtgtccctctgtctgtctgcgcaggcggggcagggctgccctgctgggccggggccgggggtcgGTCCCCAGCACGAGTGTGTTTCCCGGAGGCCCTGCTTGCGGCAGCAGAGGGGGGTGTGGCCTCAGGCGAGCCTGCGCGGGGGCTTCTGAAGGGATCTTGGGGTCTCCTGCCAGCGTCACCTCAGGCACGAGCTCAGGCCAGTGCTGGCAGCAGCGCTGGGTCCCCACCCCAGtcgggcagggcagaggctcccCGGGCAAAGCTGTTGGATGGTTCTGGAAGGTCAGAGGCAGGATTCCGGGACCCAGGATCGTGGGCACCGAGGGTCTTGGGGCTGTGGAGCTCAGGAGACGAGTCACAGATGCGGCTTTTCGCCCATGACCGCCTGGATCAGAACCAAAGCTGCTTCGTATCCACGAGCCCCTTGGGGGAAGAATTTGGGGTTTGGAGAGCGTGTGGAAACCGTCAGAGCCCGCGGTCTCCGCGGAGAGTCCGTGAAGGTCAGGCTCCAGCACAGCCGTGAGCGCCTCTTTAGAAACGGTCGAATGAATCCGTGATCACTGGGATGTTTTCATGTTTGCCTGTGTGGCGAGAGGTTGCTTCCGGGGCGGGGCGTTTCCTCGGAGCTCTGGACAGTGCTCATAGGTCCCGGCGGGCGTTGCCTCGTCCCTGCACCTGTCACTGGACACCCCTGTGGGGACTGTCGCTTAGGTGGGTCCTCACTCCTCCACGCCCCGCAGCCAGCGGGGGGCCCGGAGGACCCCAGCGCCTCAGCTCTGCTTTGTCCTGAACCTAGCGAGGGGACGGCGCGTCCTGCACTCGGGCCCTTAGGGGCCCGGCACCCGTGGGGCCACACAGACGGGGCCCCGGGGCTCCGGCACCGTGAGCTCTGGGGGGCTCGCTGGGGGAcgccctgttctctcttgaaagcAAGTCATGCCCGGGACCCCACACGGCTGGGCGGGAGGGCCAGCGTGCAGGTCGGGGGAGAGAGCCAAGGCCTGCCTGAGCGGGAGCAAGgtgggtcccccaggccccttcTCGGTCCCAAGGGCCCCGAGGATGGTACATGCCAGTCGGCGGCCTCAGGAAGGGGTCTTGGCTCTGGGTTCCCCGCTCTCCTCTGCTGAGCAGCCCGCCAGGCCTCACACACCAGCTCCTCAGGGGTCCTCCGGGCACCCCCGGGCGAGTCCCGTGCACGtgcagcgcccccccaccccccgtgtctTTGGTCGAAGACTTCAGGGCTGAAAGAAGGTCCCGAGGGCTGCAGGCTCGGCCGTGAGTCACGGAAACTGGTTTTGCGTCTCTGGTCTCCAGGTCCTGAATCACCTGCACAAGAAGCTGAAGAACATGTCCAAGAAGTCAGAGGCGTCGAAGAGAAAGGTACGGCGGCCGCGTGCCTGTGTGGGTGTTTCCTGTCTCTCGGAGGCCCTTTCATGACGTGGCCGGCAGCTCCTGACCTGGGCCCCGGTGCGACTGGGTAGTGGCCGTCCAGTGCT is part of the Sorex araneus isolate mSorAra2 chromosome 2, mSorAra2.pri, whole genome shotgun sequence genome and harbors:
- the GALR1 gene encoding galanin receptor type 1 encodes the protein MELAAANLSDANGSGPEGPAPEPWSLTGVGVENLVTLALFGLIFALGVLGNSLVITVLARSAPGKPRSVTNVFILNLSVADLAYLLFCIPFQATVYVLPSWVLGAFVCKFTHYFFTVSMLVSIFTLAAMSVDRYVAIVHARRSSSLRVSRNALLGVGCIWALSVAMASPVAYHQRLIQHEGNHSFCWELWPERGHKKAYVLCTFVFGYLLPLLLICFCYAKVLNHLHKKLKNMSKKSEASKRKTAQTVLAVVVVFGISWLPHHVIHLWAEFGSFPLNTASFVFRVVAHCLVYSNSSVNPIIYAFLSENFRKAYRQVFQCRLGPPPADGAREGRSRADTPPSTNCTHV